TTTGTGCCGTCGGGCAGTTCTTTGGCTGCGACATACCCGGGCGTGTGGGGGTCGCGAGTGGGTGGGGTCGGGCGCGCGGGTGGCGCCTGGGAGATGGCCGGGGCTGCCGTCAGAGCGAGAACCAGGGCGATGCTCAACAGACGGACCAACGGGGATTTCATTTTCATCGCGGCGAGTTTCCTTCCGGCGTTCTGGGAGATGGTTGCGTTCTGAAACCAAATTGTATTGGATCGCCTTCTTCGCGGCTTACACGGACTGGCCATTTCAATTGCGTGAATTTTCCGTTACGCTCGAAAGATACGGCTCGATTGCCGAATTGATATTCATCGAGGTTTTACCCGCTCATGACCACTGCCGATCTGTTGCGAATGCCCTACCCTGCCGAATTTACGGCGGGCGCCCAATCTGCGGTGACGACCTGTCTGCGGATTGAACCGTCGGAGAAGGTGACGCTGATTACAGATCGCGCGACAGAGCAGATTGCCGCCTCCATTGGCGAACAACTTGCCGCACGCGGCTGCGAGTGGAATGCGTTTCTTTTGGAAGACCTTGCGCCGCGGCCTCTGATTGATATGCCGGCGGCGGTGTTGGCCGATATGGAGAGTTCGCAGGTATCGATCTTTGCCGTCCAGGTGCAACAGAATGAGCTGCATTCGCGCATGCAGATGACGGATGTCGTCAATCGACGGCGGATGCGCCATGCGCACATGGTCAACATTACACCCGAGATCATGTGCCAGGGGATGCGGGCTGACTTTAACCTCGTGGACCGGCTCTCGCAGCAGGTTCTGGAACGGGTGCGCAAGGCAACGCGGATTCGCGCTACGACGGCGGCAGGAACGGATATCACGGCGGAGATGAATCCGGGATACAAGTGGTTCAAGACGAGCGGCATTATCAGTCCGGAAAAATGGGGCAATCTGCCGGGCGGGGAATGCTTTACCTCTCCGGGCGAGGTGAACGGGAGATTTGTGGTGGACGGCGTGGTGGGGGATTGGCTGTGTGCGCGCTATGGGCTGCTGCATGCAACTCCGCTGACGATCGAGATTGCCGAGAACAGGATCGTAAGTTGCTGCAGCGTAAACAAGGCGCTCGAAGCGGATTTCTGGGCCTACACGCACACCGACGAGAACTCGGATCGGGTAGGGGAATTTGCCATCGGGACGAATCTCGGGGTGGAGCGGGTCATCGGTAATATTCTGCAAGATGAGAAGTTTCCGGGTATCCATATCGCCTTTGGGAACCCGTATGGCGAACATACGGGCGCGCCGTGGCGCTCCGGTACACACATCGATGTAGTTGGATTGGGATTCAATATCTGGCTTGATTCGGAAGCCGGGCAGGAGCAGATCATGCGCGACGGGCGGTTTTTGATCGCGGCTTGATGTTTTCCATCCAGTATCCTTCAATCCAGAATGTGGAGAGATTTGCGGGCTATCAAAGCATGACGCTATTTCTTAATCAGACATCAATGTGATTGCGGGAAGCTGTGGAGGATCTGAGTTTCTGCAGCGGATCGAGTTCCCCGGGCATCTACTACTTCGTATATGACTACTACTACTTCCCCTTCTTTGCATAAGCTCGGCAATTCTGATCTTCACCTGACTCCGATCGGCTTTGGCGCGTGGGCCATCGGCGGCGGCAACTGGGATTTCGCGTGGGGCCCCCAGAATGACGACGAATCCATTCGCGCGATTCATCAGGCGCTCGACGAAGGTATTAACTGGATCGACACTGCGGCAATCTACGGCCTGGGGCACTCGGAAGAGATTGTCGCCAAGGCGGTTAAAACGAGTTCGCATAAGCCGCTGGTCTTTACCAAGTGCGCGATGCGCTGGGACGAAAACCGGACGATCTACCGATCGATCACGGCCGCCAGCGTGCAAGAAGAGCTGGACGCTTCGCTGCGGCGGCTCGGTGTAGAAACAATCGATTTGTACCAGATTCACTGGCCGAATCCGGACGCAGAGATCGAAGAGGGTTGGGCCGAACTGGCGCGGCAGCAGAAGGCCGGGAAGATTCGCTGGATCGGAATCTCCAACTTTAATGTAGAGCAGATGAAGCGGGTGCAGGCGATTGCGCCGATCACCAGCTTGCAGCCGCCGTATTCGATGCTGAGGCCAGCTGTTGAACAGGAAATTTTGCCGTATTGCCTGGCCAACGGCATTGGCGTCATCAACTACTCCCCGATGGTCAGCGGTTTGCTCACGGGACGCATGAGCGCGGAGCGGGTCGCGGCGATGCCTTCGGATGACTGGCGCCGTAAGGCGGTGGAGTTCAACGAACCTCGCCTGAGCCGGAATCTGCGTCTTGTCGAACTGCTGCGCAAGATTGGGTCGGCGCACGGCGTGGAGCCGGGCGTAGTCGCTGTCGCGTGGACACTCCATCACCCTGCGATTACGGCTGCTATTGTTGGCGGACGAAGCCCCGAGCAGGTCAAGGGACTTGCGCCAGCTCTGCATTTCCGATTAAACGACGAGGAATTTTCCAATATTGGGAAATTCCTGGTGGAGAATCCGGTAGCGTAGTTCCTAAACGGAAAAGGCCCGAACCTCGCTGAGGTTCGGGCCTTTCTTGCGAAGACGGGAATTGTTACATTGCTGCGACGAAGTCAG
This sequence is a window from Acidicapsa acidisoli. Protein-coding genes within it:
- a CDS encoding aminopeptidase — translated: MTTADLLRMPYPAEFTAGAQSAVTTCLRIEPSEKVTLITDRATEQIAASIGEQLAARGCEWNAFLLEDLAPRPLIDMPAAVLADMESSQVSIFAVQVQQNELHSRMQMTDVVNRRRMRHAHMVNITPEIMCQGMRADFNLVDRLSQQVLERVRKATRIRATTAAGTDITAEMNPGYKWFKTSGIISPEKWGNLPGGECFTSPGEVNGRFVVDGVVGDWLCARYGLLHATPLTIEIAENRIVSCCSVNKALEADFWAYTHTDENSDRVGEFAIGTNLGVERVIGNILQDEKFPGIHIAFGNPYGEHTGAPWRSGTHIDVVGLGFNIWLDSEAGQEQIMRDGRFLIAA
- a CDS encoding aldo/keto reductase, whose protein sequence is MTTTTSPSLHKLGNSDLHLTPIGFGAWAIGGGNWDFAWGPQNDDESIRAIHQALDEGINWIDTAAIYGLGHSEEIVAKAVKTSSHKPLVFTKCAMRWDENRTIYRSITAASVQEELDASLRRLGVETIDLYQIHWPNPDAEIEEGWAELARQQKAGKIRWIGISNFNVEQMKRVQAIAPITSLQPPYSMLRPAVEQEILPYCLANGIGVINYSPMVSGLLTGRMSAERVAAMPSDDWRRKAVEFNEPRLSRNLRLVELLRKIGSAHGVEPGVVAVAWTLHHPAITAAIVGGRSPEQVKGLAPALHFRLNDEEFSNIGKFLVENPVA